The Chryseobacterium sp. 52 genome includes a region encoding these proteins:
- a CDS encoding DMT family transporter — translation MNWIILIIAGLFEVAFASCLGKAKETSGSEMYGWYAGFLVTMTISMVLLIKATQTLPIGTAYAVWTGIGAVGTALMGMFFFKDPISFWRIFFIITLIGSVVGLKSVSH, via the coding sequence ATGAATTGGATTATTTTAATCATCGCCGGGTTATTTGAGGTTGCTTTTGCATCTTGTTTAGGAAAAGCCAAAGAAACATCCGGATCCGAGATGTATGGCTGGTATGCCGGATTTTTAGTGACTATGACGATCAGTATGGTGTTGCTTATCAAGGCCACCCAAACCCTTCCAATCGGAACGGCTTATGCCGTGTGGACAGGAATAGGAGCTGTAGGAACCGCTCTGATGGGAATGTTCTTTTTTAAGGACCCCATAAGCTTCTGGAGAATATTTTTCATTATTACCTTAATAGGTTCTGTGGTGGGATTGAAATCTGTGTCACATTAA
- a CDS encoding Crp/Fnr family transcriptional regulator — MDIDQILDRIYILPEASKASLKKHITEVSYPKYFCLMEADKIIPHIYFIRKGIVRAYASTADNDITFWFGSEGETAISMKSYVEDKPGYESIELLEDCDLYTLETESLRKLFNEDIHIANWGRKFAERELVKTEELIISRQFKTSLERYKDLMANKSDLLKRVQLGHIASYLGITQVSLSRIRAEIK, encoded by the coding sequence ATGGATATTGACCAGATCCTTGACCGTATTTACATCCTTCCCGAAGCTTCCAAAGCCTCCTTGAAAAAGCATATCACTGAAGTTTCCTACCCTAAGTATTTCTGCCTTATGGAAGCGGATAAGATCATTCCTCATATCTATTTTATCAGGAAAGGAATTGTACGTGCTTACGCTTCCACTGCCGACAATGATATTACGTTCTGGTTTGGAAGTGAAGGTGAGACGGCAATTTCTATGAAAAGCTATGTAGAAGACAAGCCCGGATATGAAAGTATTGAACTTCTGGAAGACTGCGATCTGTATACTCTGGAAACGGAAAGTCTCAGAAAACTTTTCAATGAAGACATACACATTGCCAACTGGGGGAGAAAATTTGCAGAAAGGGAACTTGTAAAAACAGAAGAGCTGATTATCTCAAGACAGTTTAAAACCTCTCTGGAACGTTATAAAGATCTCATGGCCAACAAATCTGATCTTCTGAAAAGAGTTCAATTAGGTCATATTGCCTCCTATCTTGGAATCACACAGGTAAGTTTAAGCAGAATCAGGGCAGAGATAAAATAA
- the era gene encoding GTPase Era, with protein MHKAGFVNIVGKPNAGKSTLLNQLMGEKLAIVTQKAQTTRHRIFGIYNEEDLQIVFSDTPGVLDPKYGLQEKMMDFVKDSLQDADVFLFIVDVTDKAEPSEFLIDKLNKIPVPVLLLLNKVDQTNQEGLEKLVGEWHERIPKAEILPISALNAFNTDVILPKLKSMLPENPAYYDKDMYTDKPERFFVNEAIREKILLNYDKEIPYSVEVVTEQFKEKEGIIFIDSIIYVERDTQKGIIIGHKGEAIKKVGTEARIDLEKFFAKKIHLNLFVKVKKDWRKNDRDLKNFGYR; from the coding sequence ATGCATAAAGCAGGATTTGTAAACATAGTTGGAAAACCCAATGCCGGAAAATCTACCTTATTAAATCAATTAATGGGAGAGAAACTGGCTATTGTAACACAAAAAGCACAGACCACCCGCCATAGAATTTTTGGAATTTATAATGAAGAAGATTTACAGATCGTATTTTCTGATACTCCCGGAGTTTTAGACCCAAAATACGGTTTACAGGAAAAAATGATGGATTTTGTAAAGGATTCTTTACAGGATGCCGATGTATTTTTATTTATCGTAGACGTTACAGATAAAGCAGAACCTTCAGAATTTTTAATTGATAAACTGAATAAAATCCCCGTTCCAGTCTTATTATTGCTTAATAAAGTAGACCAGACCAATCAGGAAGGGTTGGAAAAACTGGTAGGAGAATGGCACGAGAGAATTCCAAAAGCGGAAATTCTTCCTATTTCAGCATTGAATGCTTTTAATACGGATGTTATTCTGCCAAAGCTGAAATCCATGTTGCCGGAAAATCCGGCTTACTACGACAAAGATATGTACACGGATAAGCCTGAAAGGTTTTTCGTCAATGAAGCGATCCGTGAGAAAATCCTTCTGAATTATGATAAAGAAATTCCTTATTCTGTAGAAGTTGTTACTGAGCAGTTTAAAGAAAAAGAAGGAATTATTTTCATAGATTCTATTATCTACGTGGAAAGAGATACGCAGAAAGGAATTATTATTGGACATAAAGGTGAAGCCATTAAAAAAGTAGGGACGGAAGCCAGAATTGATCTGGAAAAATTCTTTGCGAAAAAAATTCATTTGAATCTCTTTGTGAAAGTAAAAAAAGACTGGCGTAAAAATGACAGAGATCTGAAAAATTTCGGATATAGGTAA
- a CDS encoding DoxX family protein — MNYFKSNSSSVPKDIILLVVRVFVGFAMLSHGFPKLQMLLEGGKIEFFDFIGLGPLVTLILTVVAEFACSILLILGLFTRISLGFLVFTMIIAAFVVHGADPFEKREMSLIYLSVYLLLMAFGAGKVSVDHMIEKRKRASDW, encoded by the coding sequence ATGAACTATTTCAAGTCAAACTCCAGCTCAGTACCTAAAGATATTATTTTATTAGTAGTGAGAGTGTTCGTTGGTTTTGCCATGCTTTCTCACGGTTTTCCTAAGCTTCAGATGCTTTTGGAAGGCGGTAAAATTGAATTTTTCGACTTTATAGGATTAGGTCCTTTGGTGACCCTGATTCTTACTGTTGTTGCTGAGTTTGCCTGTTCAATACTCCTTATATTAGGACTTTTTACTAGAATTTCTTTAGGCTTTCTGGTCTTTACAATGATCATTGCCGCTTTTGTAGTTCATGGAGCAGATCCTTTTGAAAAAAGAGAAATGAGTCTGATTTATCTTTCCGTTTATCTTCTCCTGATGGCTTTTGGTGCAGGGAAAGTATCGGTAGATCATATGATAGAAAAGAGAAAAAGAGCTTCAGACTGGTAA
- a CDS encoding bacteriocin-like protein, which yields MKNLKRLSKKDLKTIKGGSAPSCDLDYKACVTGRDENGAPVWDCLPPSYPC from the coding sequence ATGAAAAATTTAAAAAGATTATCTAAAAAAGATTTGAAAACAATCAAAGGAGGAAGTGCACCTTCGTGTGACCTAGACTATAAAGCTTGCGTTACAGGAAGAGATGAAAACGGTGCTCCTGTCTGGGATTGTTTACCGCCTTCATATCCGTGCTAA
- a CDS encoding prolyl oligopeptidase family serine peptidase: MKIKLTICLLAFLNFYDAQENITYQKPSAEILKLADYERPPSVLMNSKKDWVVFTYRPTYKTLEDLNQQEMKLAGLRINPVTNISSSVTYSNNLKIRKINDKNETQVKNLPANPKITYISFSPDEKKLAFTNTTAKGVELWMVDMETASAKKITGDNLNANLGTPYSWYNDSQSFLIRTLPQNRPALIDASKDLPTGPIVSTADGKVSQNRTYQDLLKNPQDEKNFEVLTASEIYNADLNGTLKKVKDQDMYSGLSFSPDGNYLMATVIKKPFSYIVPLNRFPMTATVYDMKGNTVKVVNDVPLNEIMPKGFSSVRAGKRSMFWRSDAPATLLFAEALDGGDQSKIAEYRDEIFTWEAPFSAAPKSFFKTKQRFEGVSWTNDHYAVVSEGWYDTRNTKSFLVDLNNGESKTIDDRNYQDVYSDPGNFNTAKNQYGRSVIDMKGGKAYLIGDGFTKEGQHPFIDEMDVKSLKKKRLYTSNVKNAKEEIIDILNPSKGEILTTQQSPSLYPNYFKKNIKSNKAEAVTNFANPFESIKDVYKEVITYKRNDGVTLTGTLYLPANYDRKAKKEKLPLLIWAYPTEYKDKNTAGQNTQNPNDFTFPYYGSFVYWTTKGYAVLDDASFPIIGEGKTEPNDTFIPQLVANGRAAIDAVDQLGYIDRTKVAVGGHSYGAFMTANLLTHSKDYACGIARSGAYNRTLTPFGFQSEQRNYWDIPEIYNTMSPFMNADKMKTPLLLIHGDADNNPGTFTLQTERYFQALKNLGAPVKMVLLPKEAHGYVAKENILHLLWEQDQFLEKCLKK, translated from the coding sequence ATGAAGATAAAACTAACAATTTGCCTTCTGGCATTTCTCAATTTCTATGATGCTCAGGAGAATATTACGTATCAAAAACCTTCTGCAGAGATTCTAAAGCTTGCAGACTACGAGAGACCTCCAAGCGTTCTGATGAACAGCAAAAAAGATTGGGTAGTTTTTACTTACCGTCCTACATACAAAACACTTGAAGACCTTAATCAGCAGGAAATGAAACTGGCAGGATTAAGAATCAATCCCGTTACTAATATTTCAAGCAGTGTAACATACTCAAATAATCTGAAGATCAGAAAGATCAATGATAAAAATGAGACTCAGGTAAAGAACCTTCCTGCCAATCCTAAAATTACTTATATTTCATTTTCACCGGACGAAAAAAAACTGGCGTTTACCAATACGACAGCTAAAGGAGTTGAACTATGGATGGTAGATATGGAAACCGCTTCGGCTAAAAAAATTACTGGGGACAATCTTAACGCAAACTTAGGAACACCTTACAGCTGGTATAATGATTCACAGAGTTTTCTGATCAGAACCCTTCCTCAGAACAGACCTGCGCTGATTGATGCCAGTAAAGATCTTCCAACCGGACCTATTGTTTCTACAGCTGACGGTAAAGTTTCCCAAAACAGAACCTACCAGGATCTTTTAAAGAATCCTCAGGATGAAAAAAACTTCGAGGTTCTTACAGCTTCTGAAATCTATAATGCAGATCTTAACGGAACTCTTAAAAAAGTAAAAGATCAGGATATGTATTCAGGTTTAAGCTTTTCTCCGGACGGAAATTATTTAATGGCGACTGTCATCAAAAAACCATTTTCCTATATCGTTCCTTTAAACAGATTTCCCATGACGGCAACTGTCTATGATATGAAAGGAAATACTGTAAAAGTAGTAAACGATGTGCCTCTGAATGAAATAATGCCTAAAGGATTTTCATCTGTAAGAGCAGGGAAAAGAAGTATGTTCTGGAGAAGCGATGCACCGGCTACATTATTGTTTGCAGAAGCATTGGACGGAGGTGATCAGTCTAAAATAGCAGAATACAGAGATGAGATCTTTACATGGGAAGCCCCGTTTTCCGCCGCTCCGAAATCTTTCTTCAAAACAAAACAGAGATTTGAAGGCGTAAGCTGGACTAATGACCATTATGCTGTAGTTTCTGAAGGTTGGTATGACACAAGAAATACAAAATCTTTCTTAGTTGACCTTAATAACGGAGAATCAAAAACCATTGATGATAGAAACTATCAGGATGTTTACAGTGATCCCGGGAATTTTAACACCGCTAAAAATCAGTACGGCAGATCTGTTATTGATATGAAAGGAGGAAAGGCTTATCTTATCGGAGATGGATTTACGAAAGAGGGGCAGCATCCTTTTATAGACGAAATGGATGTGAAATCACTTAAAAAGAAAAGACTCTATACTTCCAATGTGAAGAACGCTAAAGAAGAGATCATCGATATTCTTAATCCTTCAAAAGGAGAAATATTAACGACTCAACAGTCTCCAAGCCTGTATCCGAACTATTTTAAAAAGAATATTAAATCTAATAAAGCAGAAGCGGTAACCAATTTTGCCAATCCTTTTGAAAGCATTAAAGATGTATATAAAGAAGTAATTACCTACAAAAGAAATGACGGGGTTACTTTAACAGGGACGCTTTATCTGCCTGCGAATTACGACAGAAAAGCTAAGAAGGAGAAACTTCCTCTGCTGATCTGGGCTTATCCTACAGAATACAAGGATAAAAATACGGCAGGCCAGAACACCCAGAACCCGAACGACTTTACATTCCCATATTACGGATCTTTCGTATACTGGACCACAAAAGGCTATGCTGTTTTGGATGATGCTTCTTTCCCCATCATTGGAGAAGGAAAAACAGAACCGAACGATACTTTCATTCCACAATTGGTAGCCAACGGAAGAGCAGCTATTGATGCGGTAGATCAGTTAGGGTATATCGACAGAACCAAAGTAGCGGTTGGTGGTCACTCTTATGGAGCATTTATGACGGCTAATCTTTTAACCCATTCCAAAGATTATGCCTGTGGTATTGCAAGAAGTGGGGCTTATAACAGAACTCTAACGCCATTTGGATTCCAGAGCGAACAAAGAAATTACTGGGATATTCCGGAGATCTACAACACAATGTCTCCGTTTATGAATGCAGACAAAATGAAGACCCCATTGCTTTTAATTCATGGGGATGCCGATAACAATCCGGGAACTTTCACTTTGCAGACAGAAAGGTATTTCCAGGCCCTGAAAAATTTAGGAGCTCCTGTGAAAATGGTTCTTCTTCCAAAAGAAGCGCATGGTTATGTTGCTAAAGAAAATATCTTACACCTTTTATGGGAACAGGATCAGTTTCTTGAGAAATGTTTGAAGAAATAA
- a CDS encoding HAD family hydrolase, with the protein MNNHITTIAFDADDTLWINEPYFQEAEKEFCMLLEDYLPQHSVSQELFKTEMQNLHLYGYGVKGFMLCMIETVSRVSGGTASMQLINRTIEIGQELLQKPIELLEGVTETLDTLKGKYRLVVATKGDLLDQERKLKNSGLQDYFHHIEIMSDKKENDYQKLLKHLDCRPENFLMLGNSIKSDILPVLEIGGFAAHIPYHVTWNHEQHEHHLEHDNFMELKNINEVLKYL; encoded by the coding sequence ATGAATAATCATATCACAACGATTGCCTTTGATGCAGATGATACGCTTTGGATCAATGAGCCTTATTTTCAGGAAGCCGAAAAGGAATTCTGTATGCTCCTTGAAGACTATCTTCCACAGCATTCTGTTTCTCAGGAGTTATTTAAAACCGAAATGCAGAATCTTCATCTGTACGGTTATGGAGTAAAAGGTTTTATGCTCTGCATGATTGAAACTGTGAGCAGGGTTTCAGGTGGTACAGCATCTATGCAATTGATCAACAGAACGATTGAGATCGGTCAGGAGCTACTGCAAAAGCCTATAGAATTATTGGAAGGAGTGACTGAAACTTTAGATACTCTAAAAGGAAAATACAGATTGGTCGTGGCTACAAAAGGGGATCTTCTGGATCAGGAACGTAAGCTTAAAAATTCGGGATTGCAGGACTATTTTCACCATATCGAAATTATGAGTGACAAGAAAGAAAACGATTATCAAAAGCTGCTAAAGCATCTGGACTGCAGGCCTGAAAACTTTCTAATGCTTGGAAATTCTATTAAATCAGATATCCTGCCTGTACTGGAGATCGGAGGTTTTGCCGCGCACATTCCTTATCATGTGACATGGAACCATGAGCAGCATGAACATCACTTAGAGCATGACAATTTCATGGAATTGAAGAACATTAATGAAGTACTGAAGTATTTATAA
- a CDS encoding Crp/Fnr family transcriptional regulator, whose translation MLRTNQLFLNYLENLYEKQERKEDILIKPFSKGQRIFTQNEKPSKVLLIKEGITKCFFVEENDKEYIVEFLGEGEIIGEIELIRNISCLCSIEAVTDVTVYAVAIPYFKSLIKNDLSLNNHLLDVFAERIVNTSKRASYQQLYAAEHTLAQLLALQKQQGIEISKEDMAAYLGITVRSLNRALKNLK comes from the coding sequence ATGTTACGGACTAACCAGCTATTTTTAAATTATTTAGAAAACCTTTACGAAAAGCAGGAGCGTAAAGAAGATATTCTAATAAAACCTTTTTCCAAAGGTCAAAGGATATTCACCCAAAACGAAAAGCCTTCTAAAGTACTATTGATCAAAGAGGGGATCACCAAATGTTTTTTCGTGGAGGAAAATGACAAAGAATATATTGTTGAATTTCTTGGAGAAGGAGAGATTATTGGGGAAATAGAACTGATCCGCAATATTTCATGTCTGTGCAGTATTGAAGCGGTAACGGATGTAACCGTTTATGCGGTGGCTATTCCTTATTTTAAGTCTTTAATCAAAAACGATCTTTCATTGAACAACCATCTGCTGGACGTATTCGCTGAACGTATTGTTAATACCTCCAAAAGAGCATCTTACCAGCAATTATATGCCGCAGAACATACTTTAGCTCAGCTTCTTGCACTACAGAAACAGCAGGGAATTGAGATTTCAAAAGAAGATATGGCTGCTTACCTGGGAATTACGGTAAGAAGTCTGAACAGAGCTTTAAAGAATTTGAAATGA
- a CDS encoding GNAT family N-acetyltransferase, whose product MEEITFRNAILTDLKRIVEIYNSTVASRMVTADVEEVSVESKQEWFAAHQPETRPLWVVENHDGQIIGWVSFTSFHQRAAYSGTVEVSIYLDESCRGKGYGKTILQYCIDNAGKFGVNNLVALIFLHNEPSLKLFRYFGFEDWGMLPDVAVLDGVERSLVILGKRIE is encoded by the coding sequence ATGGAAGAAATCACGTTCCGAAATGCTATTTTAACTGACTTAAAAAGAATTGTAGAAATATATAATTCAACAGTTGCTTCAAGAATGGTGACGGCAGATGTAGAAGAAGTTTCTGTAGAAAGTAAACAAGAATGGTTTGCTGCCCATCAACCTGAGACCAGACCGCTTTGGGTAGTCGAAAATCATGACGGTCAGATCATAGGATGGGTAAGCTTCACCTCCTTCCATCAAAGAGCTGCTTACAGTGGAACAGTCGAGGTGAGTATTTATCTGGACGAAAGTTGCCGTGGAAAAGGATATGGCAAAACAATTCTTCAATACTGTATTGATAACGCTGGAAAATTCGGGGTGAATAATCTGGTAGCACTTATTTTCCTTCACAATGAACCCAGTTTGAAACTATTCAGATATTTTGGATTTGAAGATTGGGGAATGCTTCCCGATGTGGCTGTTTTGGATGGGGTAGAAAGAAGTTTGGTGATTTTAGGAAAGAGAATTGAGTAA
- a CDS encoding MATE family efflux transporter, translated as MNFLNKNYTKECLTLALPVMLTQVGQVSVNLFDNIIVGKLLGADALASVSLGNAVFFSVFVFALGFSFAIPPLVSEAHSKQDHGTINSVFSHGFVINMSVGIILMGLLLLGMPLLYHSGQPAKIIPNTVDFLGIMAISMIPFMAFQTLREVSEGLSYTIGVTKATIIANIINIVLNYVFIKGLWIFPEMGVKGSALATLISRIFMVVFLYVVLVKEEKTRRYIKDFSLKIQIFSKNMFDKMVKLGLPTALQMFFEVTAFAGAAFICGLISAHDIASHQIALSMASFTFNLCVGFSVASTVMIGRKLGEQNFVELRKMGINNLKIAFIFMCICGLVFILGRNILPTFFTKKEEVEVIMLASKLMIIAALFQLSDGVQVTALGMLRGLQDVKIPSIYTFIAYWVITIPLGYFLCVTMKMGAFGMWIALGLGLTVSAVFLVKRFLNMSAKRIKQNS; from the coding sequence ATGAACTTTTTAAACAAAAACTATACAAAAGAATGCCTGACTTTGGCTCTGCCTGTAATGCTTACGCAGGTGGGGCAGGTCTCAGTGAATCTGTTCGACAATATTATTGTCGGAAAACTTTTAGGTGCAGATGCATTGGCTTCTGTTTCTTTGGGAAATGCTGTATTTTTCTCCGTGTTTGTATTCGCACTGGGATTTTCTTTCGCTATACCGCCATTGGTTTCTGAGGCACACTCCAAGCAGGATCACGGAACTATTAATTCTGTATTCAGCCATGGGTTCGTCATCAATATGTCTGTCGGAATCATTTTAATGGGGCTTTTGCTTTTAGGGATGCCTCTACTCTATCATTCCGGACAGCCGGCCAAAATCATTCCCAATACGGTAGATTTCCTGGGTATTATGGCAATCAGTATGATTCCGTTTATGGCTTTTCAGACGCTTCGTGAAGTTTCTGAAGGCCTTTCGTATACGATAGGTGTTACAAAGGCCACCATCATTGCCAACATCATCAACATTGTACTGAACTATGTCTTCATCAAAGGACTTTGGATCTTCCCTGAAATGGGGGTAAAAGGGTCAGCTTTAGCGACGTTGATCTCCAGAATTTTCATGGTAGTCTTTCTGTACGTTGTATTGGTTAAAGAAGAGAAAACAAGACGTTATATCAAAGATTTCTCTCTGAAAATTCAGATTTTCTCTAAAAATATGTTTGATAAAATGGTGAAGCTTGGTTTACCTACCGCTTTACAGATGTTTTTTGAAGTAACCGCTTTCGCAGGGGCAGCCTTTATTTGCGGACTGATCTCGGCCCACGATATCGCTTCCCACCAGATCGCTCTGAGTATGGCTTCATTTACTTTCAACTTATGTGTAGGGTTCAGTGTGGCGTCAACGGTTATGATCGGAAGAAAACTGGGTGAACAGAATTTTGTTGAATTAAGAAAGATGGGGATCAACAACCTGAAAATAGCTTTTATTTTCATGTGTATCTGCGGATTGGTTTTCATTCTGGGAAGAAATATACTTCCGACTTTCTTTACTAAAAAAGAGGAAGTTGAAGTCATTATGCTGGCTTCAAAATTAATGATCATCGCTGCTTTATTCCAGCTTTCAGACGGAGTTCAGGTAACAGCCCTGGGAATGCTTAGAGGCCTTCAGGATGTAAAGATACCATCGATCTACACTTTTATCGCTTACTGGGTGATTACGATTCCATTAGGGTATTTCCTTTGTGTAACGATGAAAATGGGAGCTTTCGGAATGTGGATCGCATTAGGACTGGGACTGACTGTTTCTGCAGTTTTCCTTGTGAAACGATTTCTGAATATGTCTGCGAAGAGAATTAAGCAGAATTCTTAA
- a CDS encoding sigma-54-dependent transcriptional regulator codes for MQKILIVEDEKAISGVLHSILSDELTDYEFVIAEDGLEGYKQIEKEDFALVISDIKMPKLSGTELLKQSMVLKPETTFIMISGHADIDSAVSCLKEGAYDFISKPIDINRLITSVKNALTKETLKKENKNLQTENKTLKRKVNKKYQMIGDSPALKKIQDMIEKVAVSDARVLITGPNGAGKELVAHAIHNQSERARGPMIEVNCAAIPSELIESELFGHVKGSFTGAIKDKQGKFEQANGGTIFLDEIGDMSLIAQAKVLRALQESKVSPVGSDKEIKVDVRVIAATNKNMQKEIEEGKFREDLYHRLSVIEIYVPPLDDRKDDISLLVEHFSGMIADEHGTAMKKFEDKAIDALKVLSWTGNIRELRNVVERLIILGGNTVSEEDVASFVRK; via the coding sequence ATGCAAAAAATCCTTATTGTAGAAGACGAAAAAGCAATCTCGGGAGTATTACACAGTATTCTTTCTGATGAACTTACCGATTACGAATTTGTTATCGCTGAAGATGGCCTTGAAGGCTACAAACAGATAGAAAAAGAAGATTTCGCATTAGTGATTTCCGATATCAAGATGCCTAAACTTTCAGGTACCGAACTTTTAAAGCAAAGTATGGTATTAAAGCCTGAAACTACATTTATTATGATCTCCGGACACGCGGACATCGATTCTGCTGTTTCTTGCCTGAAGGAAGGTGCATATGACTTTATTTCCAAGCCTATCGATATCAACAGGCTGATTACAAGCGTAAAAAATGCTTTAACCAAAGAAACGCTGAAAAAGGAAAATAAAAATCTCCAAACTGAAAATAAAACCTTAAAAAGAAAGGTCAACAAAAAATACCAGATGATCGGTGATTCTCCTGCTTTGAAGAAGATCCAGGATATGATCGAAAAGGTAGCGGTCTCTGATGCCAGAGTTTTGATTACCGGACCCAATGGTGCGGGAAAAGAGCTGGTAGCTCATGCTATCCATAATCAAAGCGAGCGTGCAAGAGGTCCTATGATTGAGGTAAACTGTGCGGCTATCCCTTCTGAGCTTATTGAATCTGAACTTTTCGGACATGTAAAGGGTTCTTTTACAGGGGCTATTAAAGATAAGCAAGGAAAATTTGAACAGGCAAATGGTGGTACTATCTTTTTGGATGAGATCGGAGATATGAGTCTGATTGCTCAGGCTAAAGTATTGAGAGCATTGCAGGAAAGCAAAGTTTCTCCTGTGGGAAGTGATAAGGAAATAAAAGTTGATGTAAGGGTCATTGCGGCTACGAACAAAAACATGCAGAAGGAGATTGAAGAAGGAAAATTCAGGGAAGACCTTTATCACAGGCTTTCTGTGATTGAAATCTATGTTCCGCCATTGGATGACAGAAAAGATGACATCAGCTTATTAGTAGAGCATTTTTCCGGTATGATTGCCGATGAACATGGTACTGCTATGAAAAAATTTGAAGATAAAGCAATTGATGCGCTTAAAGTCCTTTCATGGACCGGAAATATCAGAGAATTGAGAAATGTTGTGGAAAGATTAATTATTCTTGGCGGAAACACTGTTTCTGAGGAGGATGTTGCAAGTTTTGTAAGGAAATAA
- a CDS encoding YggS family pyridoxal phosphate-dependent enzyme, producing the protein MDIKENYTSIKNQLPAGVQLVAVSKTHPVEAVQEVYDLGQKVFGENKVQELMEKYPLLPDDIQWHLIGHLQTNKVKYIAPFINTIQSVDSEKLFMEISKEAVKNNRTIKVLLQVKIAAEESKFGLEISEAKALFQKYIDGGFPNAEITGLMGMATFTDDEEQVKGEFLILKRLFDELNQLKTLETLSMGMSDDFPTAIECGANSVRVGSAIFGRRDYSK; encoded by the coding sequence ATGGATATTAAAGAAAACTATACATCGATAAAGAATCAGCTCCCAGCGGGAGTTCAGCTGGTAGCCGTTTCAAAAACGCATCCGGTTGAAGCTGTTCAGGAAGTCTATGATCTGGGTCAAAAAGTCTTTGGTGAAAACAAAGTCCAGGAACTTATGGAGAAATACCCTCTTCTTCCTGATGATATCCAATGGCACCTGATCGGCCATTTGCAGACGAATAAAGTAAAATATATCGCTCCTTTCATTAACACCATTCAAAGTGTTGATTCAGAGAAACTTTTTATGGAAATCAGTAAAGAAGCAGTTAAGAACAACAGAACCATTAAAGTACTCCTTCAGGTAAAAATAGCTGCAGAAGAAAGCAAATTCGGACTTGAAATTTCAGAGGCTAAGGCATTGTTCCAAAAGTATATTGACGGAGGATTTCCCAATGCAGAAATCACCGGACTGATGGGAATGGCTACGTTTACCGATGATGAAGAACAGGTAAAAGGGGAATTTTTAATATTAAAAAGGCTTTTTGATGAATTAAATCAGTTAAAAACACTTGAAACTTTATCTATGGGAATGAGTGATGATTTCCCGACTGCCATTGAATGCGGTGCCAATTCTGTAAGGGTTGGGTCTGCTATTTTCGGCAGAAGAGATTACTCAAAATAG